The following are encoded in a window of Castanea sativa cultivar Marrone di Chiusa Pesio chromosome 5, ASM4071231v1 genomic DNA:
- the LOC142634870 gene encoding uncharacterized protein LOC142634870 codes for MVFLKVSPMKGVMRFGKKGKLSPRFVGPFEILKRIGKVAYELALLPTLVGVHNVFHISMLRKYISNPSHVLNYEPLKIKDNLTCEEVLIQILDRKDQLLRTKTISLVKVIWKNHTVEEASWEREDEMKSNYLELFVNED; via the coding sequence ATGGTATTTTTGAAAGTCTCCCCAATGAAGGGTGTGATGAGATTTGGGAAGAAAGGGAAGTTGAGTCCCAGATTTGTTGGTCCATTTGAGATCCTAAAACGCATTGGTAAAGTTGCCTATGAGTTGGCCTTACTGCCTACACTTGTAGGAGTGCATAATGTGTTTCATATTTCCATGTTGAGGAAGTACATTTCAAATCCTTCACATGTTTTGAACTATGAGCCACTCAAGATCAAAGACAACTTGACTTGTGAGGAAGTTCTAATCCAAATTCTTGACCGCAAGGATCAATTGCTACGCACCAAGACCATATCATTGGTTAAGGTCATTTGGAAGAATCACACAGTGGAGGAGGCATCTTGGGAGCGAGAAGATGAGATGAAATCAAATTATCTAGAGTTGTTCGTTAACGAAG